The Oncorhynchus kisutch isolate 150728-3 linkage group LG8, Okis_V2, whole genome shotgun sequence DNA segment CCTACTTCAAAAGACAAGAAGCAAAAAGACATTCCAGAACTATGTGTTCTTTCCAATAAACAAACACTCAAAGTTGCTCTGCCACATTCGTACAGGATTAATAAGTAGAACATTAGACAGATATTAGTTCTGCTGTTAGAGTATGTCTAACACAAATACTACTGTGTATGAAAGGCGATGTGCATGAGTAAGATATGCATTACAATGAGATACTACGGAAACTGTATAATCATGTATTAGGGAATTTATTAGCCTTTATGTGGTATAGCAGTTGGAGTGAAGAAAGGAAAGACCCGCCTTCGTAGAAGTAGATTATATGACATAGCACTACCCCGTTCTTCAACAAACCTCCCATTGCAGTACTTTGACAAGTAAACAAAACTCTCCATAAAAGAGAACAAACTCATTTCTGGCCTTCACCTTTATAATCATTAAGGCCCAATTGTTTTTCATACCGCTGTGACTAGGCCATGGCTAATGGCTTTACATGAGGATGTTGACTTTAATATATAATCTATTCAAGGGTAAAttacctactgtagcctacttcaAATACACACCCACTGCAACTCACAGATCTCGTCCTGCGCTACACAGATGTAAAGATCCAATCATTCGTCACAaatactaaccttaaccattaacagGAAAATGCAAAAGAGGGGATGCTGTCTCAATTCAGTATCTTCTTCGATTAACATTAGTAAAAGGCCAGTGTTCCGTACCTCCCAAGGCAGGTTGTCATATCTGTGCCAACTGTACCATAACAAACTGACAATGCGTCAGCTATCTACGTGCAGGACGCTGGTAATGAGGGTAGAATAGGAATTTGTTATGATTCTCTGTGATGTACAGAAGGCCTTCAAGGCCTCTGGTCTGCTAGGGTCATATTCATTGGGAACCAAACAGAAGCAAATGGGTCaaaaaacagggagggacctaccgggttttccattgcaaaacattttgctatggtttgctacagtgtgcactaatgaataggaCCCACGTCTCTGAAACCTTGGTTCAACTTAGGAACAATATGACGTCACATGAGCTGATTTACATGAACATACGTAAGGTATTGATAATGAACAAACATAATGATGTTAATAACACTGTCATTTCTTATTAGTCTATAGCCATAAAGGATGGACGCACCTACAGACAGAcggcagacagagacagtcagtcagtcacctggTAGTCGGGGTGGAACTGGCAGCAGTCCACGTTGTTGTAGTGTCCCCTTAGCATGGTTACGAGTTCCCCGGTGTGTAGAGTGTACACCGCCACTGAGCTGCCACAAGGTACAAACACAAACTCCGGGCTGCAGCTACGAGACACCGTGATCTTTAACCCCTTACGGCTTTCGTTACTCACCTTCCCATAattcacctgagagacagagaggagttggGTGGGTCAGTTGGACGGATGACCAAGCTAACAGTAGAACAGCACTTCAACTATCAACCTGCTACAGAACATTATGTAGAGTGGTGATAAGCATGGAAGAATTCAGAAACCAGGTTAAATATAGACCTCAACATGTGTTGTACTGATACGGACCACGCCAGCTAAAGTGGGCTTCCCTCGGATTTGTCGAGATTAACTGTTTAAAGATGTACTGTATAACTCATTTTAGGCAGAAGATGTGGCATGTTACTTGTAAAATATAAGGCAATGTTTATATGACCCCCCTTTCATACAGCCCCTTCCTTAGCATTTATTTTCAGGTATACCCCTTTTATAAATATAAGTGGGAGGTGTGGGGGGTGTTGTTAAACCATGGGATCTGTTTGCAGTTCAAATTAGGGCGATATTAAACAATGGAAGTGTTCATGAATTTACCTGCAAAAAAGCAGAGAACCAATCACCATTCATTCCTGTATTTTGGTTACAGGGTCTGAAAATGCATGAATCATGACTTGGTCTTTAGCTAGCTTTTATTTGTCCATGTTTTTACTCCTTACCCCCTTCAGACACACCAACATGTGGGATTTTAGTGTATAAAAGGGATATATGTCTTCAAGTCATCAAGCAGGCAAACTGTTTCTCCTAACCCAAAGCAGCACAGGACCATTATGTGAAGGCTTGAGGCCTTCACCTACAGACCCAGTTAGTGAGGGGAAGTTTATGTATGGAAGTTAATGGGGCTAGAGGCACAATGATGTCCCTTAGTGCTGGAGGCCGCTGTCACAGAGAGGGATGGCTACTGATCATTTAGGGTAAGGCCTGGAAGAGTCACACACGCTATGTTATTGTGTTCCAGACATGGACTCCAGGGATGGGCAGGAAATGTGCATACACACAAATATGCACACTCGGACAGGGCCTCGGGGTAGAGCCTAGTCCTCACCCTCATCCATTGGATCCCCGCCAGACACATTTTtgaccctctctcactctctgcatctctctcgctcgctgtaactctcttatacacacacacacacacacagacagaacctaCCAGTGTGTTTTTTCCATTGGCACTGTTCCACAGCCTCATGCGGTCGTCTGTTCCCGTGGTGAGAAGGTAGAGGCCGTCGACCGTGAAGCAGAGGCCATTTACCCTTCCATTATGGGCTGTGTTcactggcaaacacacacacacgtcattaaATGCCAATGAGATAATATAACTATTGTTTAACGGGAAAGGACACTCAACCCTTTATCTCTTCTCTTGACCCCGTTATCACGATGCTTTCACTATCATGTAGACATCATCTCTTTACCCCATTATCACAATGCTTTCACTATCATGTAGACATCTTCTCTTTACCCCATTATCACAATGCTTTCACTATCATGTAGACATCTTCTCTTTACCCCGTTATCACAATGCTTTCACTATCATGTAGACATCTTCTCAGGACCCCGTTATCAGGGGTGGGGGGagtcagggagagggggaggggtgacaGTGTGTTCCTACCTGCCTCTGACGAGGCCTTGGACTTGTCCCCGTTGTGTTGATCCAGAGAGAACAGGCTCCCTGAGGCCCGACGCACATCCCACACCAACACCCTGCTgtcagtactgagagagagagcgagagattgagatagagagacagagcaacagagagagcgcATGAGAAGCCAAAATCAACAGCCTTCCATCCCTCAGGGGACATGTGTCAGTGCCCTGGGGCCTTATAGGGATATATAAATGAACCTTACATAAACGTCCCCTAATTGGTCTGCAGATGAAGGTTCACATCACTGGGCATCAACAACGTAACACTACAACAATTCAACACAATCCCTTAAATTATCCAGCTATAGAATAGTGCCTCAAATTTCCTCAAAACAGTCCTCCATATAAAAAAAGAATCTCAGTCCATACTAAATGTTCAAAGACAGTGTGCTTCACTGTCCAATGTTATCAGTAGCAGTTGAAATGCTGCTCAGTTGTTTTTCAAATCACTTACAGCCCAAAGGGACAGTGATTTGATCCCAATGGTTTAATTAGCAGATCTAATTTGGCATAAACCAGCGGAGTACTCTCTCCCTGCCATATGCTGCATTGTTATTCCCAGGGAATAGAGGCTGGTTCAGTTTCTCTGTGTGCCAATGAGTTCAGGTGACATACTGATACAGTCTAGTTATGGTAATAGAAAGTGGAATCCCTTTCATTAGCTAGATTGGAATTTCTATGATACTTGGGCGTGAAATGAGGGAGGGACATTTATCTAATGGCCCTTCAAGGTAGTTGTATCTCTCCAGGTTTGGTGTAGGTCGGCCTACCTGGCTGTAGCTAAAATGTGCTCATATCTTGGCGACCATCGAACAGATAGGACCTCACCTCTGTGACCTGAGGGATAGAAAGGACAGTCAGTggaagtgtgtgtcagtgtagacacgttttactatacttgtgagtaccagaagtcctcacaagaaaAGTAAACCAAATAAAACTCAGAAGTGAGGACATTTTGCCAGGCCTCACTTgtaaaaggctattttaggcttaggggttggGTTTacgctcccgagtggcacagtggtctgaggcactgcatctcagtgcaagaggcgtcactacagtccctggttcaaatccaggctgtatcacatccggccatgattgggagtcccatagggcggcgcacaattggcccagtatcgtccgggtttggccggggtagggagccattgtaaataagaatctgtttcttaactgacttgcctagttaaataaaggttcaattaggtttagggaaaataggattttgaagtcttcacaagtatagtaagacataggggtgggtgtgtgtggctcTCACCCTGCAAAACCTGGATGCGTGAGCCAGACTTCAGGTCACAGAGCTGTACTTTCTGGTCTTTGGTACCCACTGAGAACACACAGATCAATGGATTACTTGAAAGGTTACATACAGTACGACTATCACAAAGAAAAACATCTCTACTTtcactgtgtgtgttaatgctttGTGACAGAGGAGAAACTGGAGGCCCTGGTTCTCTCAGATAAGATAGGAATGTATAAGAGAGCAGTTCTACTATTGGATAAACATGAGCTAATAACACACATCATTCACATAGGGGATGAGAGCTGACAGGGAGCTAGAGCTGACAGGGAGCTAGAGCTGACAGGGAGCTAGAGCTGACAGGGAGCTAGAGCTGACAGGGAGCTAGAGCTGACAGGGATGGACACAAAATAACCCGGGTTGAGTCCATCTGTTAGAAACCCGACACAAATAAAATTATAATTCTGGTTCGCCTGACAAATTCTGATCATTCTAGCACCACCAGAACTTTCCAGAAAAAGGTTGATTTTGCTATTAGTAAAATGTGTAATTGAAAGACTTCATGGCATTTAGTTTTGAATTTGGGAAGAATCTCAgagaaacagaaaacaacaggGCAAGTGAGAGCAGTGTGGGTGATTGGGAAGGTATGTGTAACcagtctgtcctgctctgtcaGCAGGGGGGCAGAGCCTGGATTCCTGTCATGTCTCCAGAACAGCACATCTCTCTAAACTCTTCCTGAGTCAGTTCCAACCCCTGACACCGCTAGGGGCATACACTCTGTACCACACAGCTGTTTCACAATCAACATTTAAATTTTGTTTGATTTACTGAGGCCTCATATGTTCATTCTTAGATTATATCAATAAGACATAGACAGTAAATCATATTTTAAGAGCATGACACACGTACAATTTCACccacagccaggtcacccgtgatacaagccagaattcgacgtccatccatgtctgaggacgtcgggagatgacgtggaaaccggccactagggttCAAGTAGGTTTAGGTGTTGCCAAGGCATTGTGGACAGGGATGAGGGATGCTGGATAGACGTAAGCATCTACCTCTGGTGCTAAAGGTTGCATGCTCAAATCCAGCGACAcaaagttgtttttgagattttgTTTTTTAAACCTATCccaaatcttaacccttaccttaggcATTAACTCAAAATGGAGTGGCAGAGGTAGATAAAACTTAACCTtaaaaacacttcaaaatgtgACTTTTACAACAACTTCGAAATGTGATGTTTATGAAACAtagatgaacgtctaattctgatgtgagacagagcttgctacacacacacacacacacacacacacacacacacacctgcgatGAGGCTGTGTTTCCTGGCAATGGGGGACATGTGGTGACAGTAGACGTTTCCTTCAAACTGGAACACTTCAGCGGGCTACAGACACACAAGGGGAAGGAACTTCAGACTCTAAACTTTATCAGCTTTACTTCAACATGAACATTAACTTGATATCTCTGTGCTGTACAGAGACAACACTACTACATGGGAAGAGCAAACATGTATAGAAAACCACTGTTCAGTCAGTCGGTCAGCCGGCCAGCACGATAGGAAAGAACACTGTCGTGACTGACTGACACAATGGGACCAGGAGACAGAAATGAGGGATGCGGCTGTGAGActgggagaggaatggaggggagtggaggagaacagagcaaGGGACTAGGAAGctggaggagaacagagcaaGGGACTAggaagctggaggaggagaggaatggaggggagtggaggagaacagagcaaGGGACTAggaagctggaggaggagaggaatggaggggagtggaggagaacagagcaaGGGACTAggaagctggaggaggagaggaatggaggggag contains these protein-coding regions:
- the ercc8 gene encoding DNA excision repair protein ERCC-8 → MLSFLTARQAGLDDPLRLRRAESTRRVLNLELNHDRDVDRIHSNGVNTIDIEVIEGRYMLSGGADGVIVVYDLENNSGKPQYTCKAVCTVGRSSRYVHRFSVETVQWYPHDTGMFVSSSFDKTMKVWDTETLKPAEVFQFEGNVYCHHMSPIARKHSLIAVGTKDQKVQLCDLKSGSRIQVLQGHRGEVLSVRWSPRYEHILATASTDSRVLVWDVRRASGSLFSLDQHNGDKSKASSEAVNTAHNGRVNGLCFTVDGLYLLTTGTDDRMRLWNSANGKNTLVNYGKVSNESRKGLKITVSRSCSPEFVFVPCGSSVAVYTLHTGELVTMLRGHYNNVDCCQFHPDYQELYSGGKDCNILAWVPVVRPPDVEEEGTAAKGGSQATVNPAFEDAWSSDED